A single Triticum dicoccoides isolate Atlit2015 ecotype Zavitan chromosome 2A, WEW_v2.0, whole genome shotgun sequence DNA region contains:
- the LOC119353682 gene encoding probable serine/threonine-protein kinase At1g01540, with translation MADSELSRSTVVFGLRLWVLLAIAVGAASALLLVLLSVLCFLGSRRRRPTTPAHHLPTSAPPSKDARKVNAPEGIQEAPSHAAAKMPLARVLQSPITPPPSVKEQRVAYPEQPPHHSHRSSGMPSSQGSTCESGDGAAPAHHAPKAAPEVSRLGWGHWYTLEELETATEMFADENVIGEGGYGIVYHGVLEDGTQVGVKNLLNNRGQAEKEFKVEVEAIGRVRHKNLVRLLGYCAEGNQRMLVYEYVDNGNLEQWLHGDVGPVSPLTWEHRMKIILGTAKGLMYLHEGLEPKVVHRDVKASNILLDKHWNAKLSDFGLAKLLGPERSYVTTRVMGTFGYVAPEYAGTGMLNETSDVYSFGILIMEIISGRVPVDYNRPPGEVNLVDWLKTMVSTRNSEGVVDPKMPQKPASRAVKKALLVALRCVDPDASKRPKIGQIIHMLEVEDFPYNRDERRGGRAPTKARLPGKPTNGIDDGEIDNSGDNHDQPFRWKNTVA, from the exons ATGGCGGACTCGGAGCTGTCCCGTAGCACGGTGGTGTTCGGGCTCCGCTTGTGGGTGCTCCTCGCCATCGCCGTCGGCGCCGCCTCCGCGCTGCTCCTTGTCCTCCTCTCCGTCCTCTGCTTCCTCGGCTCACGGCGGCGCCGGCCAACCACCCCCGCCCACCACCTCCCCACGTCCGCGCCTCCGAGTAAGGATGCCAGGAAGGTCAACGCGCCCGAGGGCATCCAAGAAGCCCCCTCCCACGCCGCCGCGAAGATGCCTCTGGCGCGGGTGCTGCAGTCCCCCATAACGCCGCCGCCGTCGGTCAAGGAGCAGCGCGTGGCGTACCCGGAGCAGCCCCCGCACCACAGCCACCGGAGCAGCGGGATGCCATCGTCGCAGGGCAGCACCTGCGAGAGCGGGGACGGCGCGGCCCCGGCGCACCACGCGCCCAAGGCGGCGCCGGAGGTGTCCCGCCTCGGGTGGGGCCACTGGTACACGCTCGAGGAGCTGGAGACGGCGACGGAGATGTTCGCCGACGAGAACGTGATCGGCGAGGGCGGGTACGGGATCGTGTACCACGGCGTGCTCGAAGACGGCACGCAGGTCGGCGTCAAGAACTTGCTTAACAACAG GGGGCAGGCGGAGAAAGAATTCAAGGTTGAGGTCGAAGCAATTGGCCGTGTTCGGCACAAGAACCTTGTGCGCCTTCTAGGATACTGTGCCGAGGGGAATCAGAG GATGCTTGTGTACGAGTATGTTGATAATGGCAACTTGGAACAATGGCTCCACGGGGATGTTGGACCTGTAAGTCCCCTTACATGGGAACACAGGATGAAGATCATATTAGGGACGGCAAAAGG GTTAATGTATTTGCATGAGGGGCTTGAGCCGAAGGTGGTTCACCGGGACGTCAAGGCAAGCAACATCCTTCTTGATAAGCACTGGAATGCTAAGCTCTCCGATTTCGGACTTGCGAAACTCTTAGGCCCAGAGCGGAGTTACGTAACTACACGAGTTATGGGAACTTTCGG GTATGTTGCTCCGGAGTATGCGGGGACTGGGATGTTAAACGAAACAAGCGATGTATATAGTTTTGGGATTCTTATCATGGAAATAATATCTGGTAGAGTACCAGTGGATTATAACAGGCCACCCGGAGAG GTAAACTTAGTTGACTGGTTGAAGACAATGGTGAGCACCAGAAACTCTGAGGGGGTTGTGGATCCAAAGATGCCCCAGAAGCCTGCCTCTAGAGCAGTGAAGAAAGCTTTGCTCGTGGCGTTGCGATGTGTGGATCCTGATGCTTCCAAGAGGCCAAAGATTGGACAGATCATTCACATGCTTGAAGTTGAGGATTTCCCCTACAACAGAGAT GAACGTCGAGGCGGTAGAGCTCCAACGAAGGCAAGGTTGCCCGGGAAACCGACTAACGGAATAGACGATGGTGAAATTGACAACAGTGGGGACAACCACGACCAACCTTTCAGATGGAAAAATACAGTGGCCTAG